GCTACCTTTCATTAAATTCTTACTGATAAGTCATGACTGATGTATTAAACAAAAACATCTAGAAGATCAGGACTGCATACATTTCGCATTCAGTTATCTGTATAATGCTCAGTATCTGTTCAGACAGTAGGCTTTTCAGTGAGGTGAAGCAGTAGCATCTTAACCTTCCATATTATAAAGAAGGAGCACAAGTAATTTTGTACTCAAAAGATGCCATACCAGATTTCAGAGGCAgatttcacagtaaaaaaaaagtacatacTACAGTGActagaaatgttttgctgtgttaattaacaaagaaaaatcaaatcatAAAGCAAGAGTGAAACTTTCCAAACAAGATGGATCCATAGGCATTTGCTCAGAAGTTCTGTTAGATACAGAAACCCTCTAAACTGAGAAGCTCCCAGTTTAGACTGTATTTCAACAGAAACACTTACTAGTAAAATTATAACAATAGAAGTAGCTCCTCAGCTTGGTACTTTTGAAGAAGGAAACATGCTTTaataaagattttgaaaaaatctttaagaTTTAATAGACTTGAGAGAGAAGCCTCATCAGTGCTTCCTGGGTTTAGGCACCTATTTTTAAGGCCCTCAATCCCTCAAAAGTTTACATCAAtgggaaacagaacaaaacaaacaaaaaggcaaaccaTCATTTTAGTTGTAACTAGAAGCCAAGTGCTCAGGACTCGTGTTCTCTTCAGCACATTCCCTATTTCCCCAAAGCATGCAAAAACCTAAAATGCTAGAGCTAAGGTCATAACGACAGGACTATAGCAGTACTTTTACCTGTGTGCTTCCGGAGGTGCTCTTTAAAATGTCCAAAGTGGTCGAATTGCTTATTACAGTACTGgcatgtatgtattttcttcccagGTCTTTGCTTCTTGCCGGCACCACCTTCATCAAGGTGGTAACAGGTGAGGTGCTGTTTCAAAGCACTCTCTCGTAGGTACCTTTTATTGCATATGTCACACTTGTAACTCTCAGTAGAGTGTGTTTTCATGTGTTCCTTAAAATGGTAAAACAATTTAAACGAACGGTTACATTTCTCACAGTGGAAGAAATTGTTCACGTGTGACAGCTGAAGTTCCACAATTTCAATACCTTCTACCTGTTTGCACGAGGGATCAGTTGCACTATCACCTTCTTCTTGGATCTggcattttctctctccctgacGATACTTGCTGGTGATATCTGCCAAAAGAGCCAAAGCAGATTCATCTGATGTATCTGTTGTCTGTATGTACTTTATGGATTGCTCTGCAGAAGCTACTTCTTCAAGTGTTTCAATGCTGTCATCTTCTACTTCAATTGTTCCTTCAGCAATCTCAACCTCAATTTCAACAGGCTCTGATTCTGCAGATGGCAGTGTTTCTGTGATAACATTAGAGGTTTCAgctattttcctctttttgggtttatttttaccttcttctTGATTTGATTCCAAGGGTgatgaattttctttgttcctgtAAAACATTCACATAAAAATGGTTAAGATCCATAAGCACTGACATAACAGATCCTGCCTAATACTGGCTTCTGAATCAACACTTTCTAGCTGTTTCTCAAAGACACTGAATGATTAATGACCACATAATCTGTGTGAATGTCAGAAGCTAATTTGCCCTTAACCTACACTCCTTAGAGCTGTAAAACATCATGGTTAAAGCTGCAGAGCCTTTGATATAAGGCTacaaaagtgttttaaatagcTTTGTTTGAATGACACAAAGCACCTATCAAGAAGAAAGGCCAGTTAGCTTAATAACATAAGTTTAGCTAAGAAACTCATGAAATTCTgtactttgaaagaaaacttccCTGAATGAAGGAGTTCTCTGGCCTGCCTActcagaaataatatttaagtcCTTCCTAAGGTATTCACCTCTGTGGTGAAAATTTACTAAATTGATGACTGCTTATGAAAAGTATTTGTCTTTAATTAGATATCGCTTAACTTGGACAGGGAGCTCAGGCAGCTCAAGGACAACTTTAATGAGTGGGTGGTGTTTGTCTTGAGCCCCCTGAACCAGCAAGATATGAGCAGGACCATCCAGACAACAAATattgtgtgcagctgtgtcacGGTGGTAACTTCACCATGCTTGTGTGTCTGGCCAACGTTCCTGGTGTGCGTGAACCTTACGAATCATGAAATAGTGCACGCCTGCACTTAGCCTAAAAGTTTACACACACTGGGTGCGTAAACTATTTTGGTTTTTCACTGAGTATAAAGGCAGGCAAGCTCCAGGACTAGGCCAGAAGGtaataaaataaactgcatttattcttacatttcatttggaattcatttttgcttggtatccagtcaatcagcaaaacaaCCTCTTAAGCTCTGGAGCGTGTGCAATTGCCTGCAGCACTTACAGCTTGTTAGaaaacactgcagctgtgaCTTCACACGATAATTATTATAATATCTTGTACTTCAGGAAAGCACACAGCTAACAGCtgaggtaaaaataaaagccattgGGATGTGCAAAGTGTTCTAGTTTAATGTTCTGGGCTTAAACACAACCCCCAGCTCTGTTCCTGTTCTCCCTGCACCATACACCCACAACCCCCTTCCTCTAAGATGTCAGGGATGATATGACATCTCAAACATAGAGCTCAGTGGGCCAATGCTTTCAAGTCACATCCTCAAGATTATCCACAGCACTTATGTGCTGGGGGTTTTATTACTGTTTATCAGTGTTGAAAATGAGTGGTTGTCTTCCCCTCAAATCAGACTGGCAGGAGTAAGCTGTGCTTTCACCTGCCTTTGCAGTCTGATGAACCCTTTTATATAATCTACTCCCCATCACTTTCACATTTTCTAGTAATAGCAGAGAGAAGGTTTTGCCCAGTATCTATATGTGGCTAATGATCTAATGCAGCACATAGCTCATTAAATTGCATCTTACTCTATTCAAACAGAGACAGACAGCAGAGGTAAACTTCCAGTTTCATCTAGCCTGGATCTCTGATGTCTAGAAGATGACAGTTACTTTGGACATTACTGCAAGGAGCTCCAGGATTGCGTACCAGAAGAATGATCTGCTCAGCAAAGAGAAGATCATCATGCCTGACCACGCTGCATGAAACTTTGATTGGGGAAACACACGTACACCACAACTGCACTTGAAGGAATAACAGctagttgttttctttctagtcTACATTATGCAATGTGCAACTCTTTGTTGCACTATACAAATAGTTCTATAATTATCTCTACCTctgctgaattttctgaagCCTTCCCCTTTCAAAGCTCTAACTGAGGCACTGTATTGCAGCTCTCCCCATCTTATTGTGGGGAACACAGACAGCAACAGTGGTACTCAAGTTTGTCTTTCTAAcgaaaaaaaccctgaaacaaaccaacccaacccccacaaaaaacttttcaaaatctACAAACAATGGAAATAACTCTAAGAATAGACTGGCTTGCATGTGCATTCATTAGGCAAAACAGTTTTGTCCTTGTAACACAAGAATTACAGCATTCACTAGTGACGCGTAACCAACAGACTGAGTAACATTATTCAACAGTGGAAAACAACTGCAGGCTGGACATTTCAGCTTGATGGATGGATCTGAATCCTGTTCACCGGCTCTGTCAGTGCACACTGACTCAAAGCGATACTGTTTAGAACACACTTCTTCATTTtcaagtgttatttttaaactcctCAAGCAGACAGCTAAggtctgctttttctcctgaataAAAAAACCATAAAGAATGTTTATTTCAGCGGTaccatactaaaaaaaaaaaaaaaaaaaaaaaagagaggtgTTTGTGGGTAGGGTAGGACTACAAATGCGCAATTCCTTatctttcctattaaaaaaaattactacttATTCAGTTCTCCTGCAAATCCACAGAATAAGCACAGAATAagttaatttagaaataaatactgaTGTCAAAAAACCAGTTTCTAGTGCATCATGCCGTAGAgggtttttctaaaaaataaaaataaaatttagctGGCTACTAGAGGAATCTGGGGCCAATGCCACTCTCCTTGGCTAATGTGTCTATGGGGAGACAATAAGGAAGCAACAGTCTTTCATCAGCTTGAATGCAAAGACCTTTCAGCAGGTctagaagagaaagcaaagataaCTGTAATGCTGGGAGCACTTATGGCCCCTCCTTCTGCTTCATGCCAGCAGAACAGTGTAGCATGCAGAAAGAATGAGAACATGACAGCACTTTGTGAAagtgagagggaaggaaggggaaaaaaaccagcatgatGGGACTGGCACCTGCTTTTCTCAGGTTGGACTTCGGTGATGGAGTACAGTTCCTGGCAGCGGCTAAAACGTGCCACAGCAACATCTGATTAAATACTGATCCTGTATAAAACTGATCATAACAGTTACATTCATTCAAAAGTTGAGACGTTAATTTTACAGCAAGAAGCTCTAAGATCACTGATTATTCTCCCAGAAATAGAAGAAAGATGCATGAAACCAAAACACTAGCATAAGCTTGTTTATGTGGTCTAGTGACACCTGAGGTACATCATCATCTAGTTACCTGAGGCACGTCACACCCAGCTGTCAATCAGGTGTGGGCCGTCAGATAGTACAGAGACCTGATATTAGTAATCACAAAGTCACAGCCCTACAATACCTGCAACACTGACCAGCCATGTCACTTTTCATTGAGTTCCAGCCCAAAGAATGTGACATTCATTTTTCAGCCTGTATAATTCTGACCCATATCTTATAATAGGAGAGTATATAGTCCCACACAAGTTTAGCAGATTCCAGGATAAGGAACAGCACTGCAAAATACAGGCAGCCAGCTCTCATAAAAGGATTCTTGTGACTCTACATTTCAgtggtgggaagaaaaagaggtttATATGCTTACCTGGTTTCAAGTGCTTTGATCGCTTCTAACATTTGTAGATACTCAGCTGCTTTCCAAACATCATTTGCTTCTTCCTCACCTTGGACCATTAGTTTTGCTGTATAGGTGAACTCAATTAGGTGACGAAATGCCATGTTACTTACACCTGTATAGaggcaagaaaaacaacagtttcttttcaaaattcctCAGTCTCATCTATCTGATGAATCTTGCACGCTCGCCTGCTCACCATTTGGCTCACAGTATTGTACCTGCCAGTTTCATGAAGATAACACCCTTAAAAGGCTCATGCTGGAAAATAAAGTCTACTATAGAAACATGTGAATCTGGAGCAACTACAGAGTTATGCCACGACAAAGATAAAAGGAAGGATAAAAAGGGACAAAATGTTGtttgaataataaaatgtacagatttaaacacaaaaatataataTCTCTCTCAAGAGACCTCTGAGCAGCAAGTTACTGGAGGCTGCTCCAGGAATTTGCTGCCTGCCTATCAGGCAAGTATTGCTCCATGTCTATCCTGCTCTTGCATCCCAAACAAGGAATCTGCCATTGGCCATCACAGGTAGCCTTTTCCATCTGACTGGAACGGCTGTTTCAAGGGAAAAGATTGTATGTCATACTGCTAGTCCTAAAAACATACAAGGTCCGCCTACCTCTGTTAGTCATGTATTGgggggaaggcaaaaaaaaaaccccaaccccaaaaaacacaacccaCCCACAGAACCTCAAACTTTCCCTTCCAAAAGATTTAATTCAGGACTgttcttcttaatttttcttcagggGATGCTTTTTTCCACTGGTGGTAGCCGCCTTAGAACAACACAAGAGCTAAGATCTGGAAAGCTAATTGATACGACCAAGCATATAAGTAAGCCCATACAAAGGATACTACATTCATTTCTAGCTTGGGCACACAACTCTGAAGGTTTTTATTTGCACAAATCAATTACCTTCGATCTCCACCAAGGGCTCCTGTGTGAAATCTTGGAAGAATTTGTAGAAGAATTGGCTACAGGCAGCAAGAACAGCCTTATGAGCTTTGAAATGGTGACCTACAAGGAGAGACAAAAGTTTTGATTTAGGATAATACCTTCTTCACTCACAGCGCAGAATAAGTGCAGATGCAGAAAAGAGACCACTTAGTCTACAAATTTATTCCAGCAGCACCTAGTCCCTTAGTATGTCTCCTTGTAACATGGGATACTACTGCAGCTAGCCTGTCCCATCTCATGCAGACCCTTGCTGGCATCACTGACCTTGCTGAAACTCTGCAACTCAACCAGCTGGAGGACCCACTCACTCTAGCATTTCTCTTCTCACATATTTAAGTTATGCGAGTCCTACACAAACTTTGTTGCTGTATTCCTTTTTCTTGGACTCTGGTCTCAGGTTTTACCCAAGTCTTCCTTGTTTTTTGTCACTTTTACAGACTGTAGGAGACCAATGGGAAAAACAGTCAACTTGACACCATGGAAAGCTCAGAAAGGTGCAAACACCAGCAGGAGATGAAATTCCTTAAGGGAACAGGGGGTGGAGATCCCCTTAGCCTGTCCCAGGAAGGTCTCAAAAACTCGAGTAACATCTCCAACACTTTCAAGATCAAGCAAAAGGTTACTTTGTATGAACTAAAGACTGTTAAGAGGGAACAGCCTGCCGACGGGTAAATAATGGCCCAAGAAGCAGCGAACAGAGTCAGCAGATTTCTGCAGTAGCTGGAGGAAAGGTAATATGGCTCAATTCAAGACCAAAAAGACTTGCCGAACCACACCCATAAGGAGCATGCATGCTATGTTACATGGCAAGTGAGGCTGATTCTCATAAGAGATGGTCCAAAGAGGAAGGCAAGTGCCAAATAAAAGAAGGGACTTCAGGATGAGTGCTCCTACACAAAACATCCCCCATCGGCAGCCCCAGTGCTGGATCCAGGACTGGtgatctctctctctccccgcCCCCATCCCTGTCTATGGAATAAAAGTCTGTTTGCCTATGGACCTCTGCTACTGTGTATACCCTACTCCAACCAAAAGAATCAGTGAATCAGAGtcactcctccctccttcttgGTGAGATGTGACACAGACTGATGTATTTTATCACTATTTCTGCCAGCATAAACACCACTGCAGAACAGAAGCGGTTCTGCtctgttctttgtgttttccagaCTACATATCCCCCAACAAGGCAACAGCGTTCTCCCAGGCACAGGCATGGACAGTCATAAGGCCCCATGGGACTAAGGTAAGAGAATTGACATAGATTAGATCTACACAACAGCTTTGAGCTCAACACATGGATCTGGCAATGCCAGAGCAGGAACAAACATGCAGGATAAGTTTTGTGCAAGCGCTGTCAGTGAAACTATGGCAGCTTCTGAagagtaatttttctctttattgacTTACTTTTTTCCAATTTGTGTTCTGTAGAATCCTTTTCCTTCAAGCAAGTCTTTACTACCCTTTTAAAGATCTGGTGGTACTCCTTTAGCTAAGCCTGTCCTAGTGGACACGGCCTGTTGTACTTGAACTCATCTGTTCTAAGACATGTTTGGGATAAGAAGCAATCTAGGTAATCCATCAGACACCATCTTTTCTAAGGAGATAATAAGCCCTTGTATCTCTGTCATCCTTTTAAACTAATACTTTTGTCCTTAGAACACATAAGAGAAGTGAGTGCTTCTACCCTATTTTAACTATATCACAGAAGGCTGgcattggaagggaccttgggagatcatctagtccaagcccctgctaaagcaggttcatcTACAGCACACTGCACAGGATCGcatccaggcgggttttgagtatctccagagatagagactccacagcctctctgggcagcctgttccagtgctctgccacccccaAAGTAAAATTCCTCCTCAgattcaggtggaacttcctgggttgcagtttgtgcccattgccccttgtcctgtcactgggctcTACTGAAAGGGGCCTGGCCCCATTctcctgacactcgcccttaagatacCTGTATGCATTGATCAGATCCCATCTCATTCCTTCtgcaggctaaacaggcccagctctcccagcctttcctcgtcacagagatgctccagtcctctcatcatcttcatatTAAAATAGTAGGCAGATACCAGAGAAGCGTAGGCAGATACCAGAGAAGCAAGAAGTAAATCTTATTTcaaggtgtgtgtggggttgtGGTGGTGGgcgtttttttgttttgtttttgttgttgttgtttttgttaaaCACAAGTTTGTACAAGTTCTCTGCATGCAAAAACATTCAGCTCAAGTTAGGGAAAAATATGTTAACAATGTTTTGGAAATCCTTAACATGTTAAATGCCACACAGAAGTTTCAAAGTGGGCTtctgtctgaaaatatttagcCCCtcatttggaaaagcagaagcaaaattaTTAATCACTggattaatttattaataaaattattaatcaCTTCTGGAGACTCTCTTCGTCCCCaagatttaaaatgaaactctGCAAGAAACCCCCACACTGGGACAGAACCAAGTACTTATTAGCAGCCCTGTTTGACAGCTGACCTGTGACAAACCAAACAgcttcccagcccagccttcACAATTCTCTGTATACCAACTGGTTCTCAGGTGTGTACGTACCATCGACAATCAGAGTGATATCTGTAAACTGGTCCTGCTCACGTTGCTCATTTAGTCTATCCAGAATAACTTTATAGTGTTCAGGGAATTCCTGGATACATTCCATCGTTTCTTCAGCTTCCATGGCAAAAGGCCTCGTCTGCAAAAGATGTGGTATGACAGTAAGAATACCGCACCGCTCAGTAAATAGTATGCATAGTCAGGCTGTATACAAACATGAAGTAACTGGCACTTTTCAGGGACTACGAAACCAATAGAAACACTAAACTGTCTTGGTAACAGGTTTACCTGATTTTAGCTGACAGGTAGGAAATGGTAGGgttaatgaaaatacagtcaatGTGGGTAAGTGTATTGCTTTATTCTACAGATTCAGCAGGGACCCACCTTCCTTAGAGAAAATATAGCAGGGATGTAACCTCTCCACAGCAATTCAACACCACAGCAGCATAATATCAGAGTATTTGTAGTTACTTCTTGGAATTCCACCAATCCACTTGGTGGGAGAACAGTTCTTAAAAATGGTCATATTCCAAATCAGATTTTGTGCCTAGTGAACACAAGATGTTTACTTCTTTACAAGATTTTTACTTACAAGATGTAAGGATGTAACAAAGCAGCCCTTTTCAGTCTCTGAGTACATAGGAGTTGCCAGCGGTTTAATGTGCTATCACATCCAAAACTAAAGAGCATCTTATTCACCCAGCCTACTTCTCCCCTGCCAGGTGAAAGATTCTTTGTGAACCTTTTGAAAGAGGCACATACGCTTGTGATCTGATGGCCCTTCCCCCCTTACTTATACAATAAACATAGCTGGGGGTGGGTGTTGCAAAGGGTCTCAGACCTGAAGAGGTTTAGCAGAATTCTGTCTGTGGAGGAAACGCAGATGTTAAGTCTGCTGTTTATGCAAAAGAACCTCAGGAGAGAGCCCCAGTGCCTCAATGAAAGCATTTCACAAATGAAGTCCAGGCAAAATGGCTTTAGATCTGTGCAGTAGCACTCATCTTCAACTCCCATGGCTCAGACCGAGAACGGcgcagaaaaagcaaagatagGTCAAAGTCACATTAGCACAGAAACATTGCTTGCTTACACAGCCTAATCCACTTTGAAGAACATGGGGTTTCTGACAGGCTTGCATGAATCTTAAAGGAATTTGAGACATACCCTTCGCTATACTGTTATACCTAGTAcggagaaaaggaaggaagttAGGGGAGCAGGTAGTATCAAACCAAACATTGACTATAAAGACAGGAATTTCTGGTGTGACAAAAAAGCTTAGTTGCCGGCTGGGATTAAAACATGACACTGCTGTTACAGCTTTGCCAAGATGCTGAAATACCTATCAGGGTcttaaaaggaacagagaagatCAGCCTGTGAGGGCAAGAGGGAAGGTGAGGTAGAAGGCAGCAGATGCCTTCAACAACAAAATTTTGACTTGTAACTCTCAGGATTTCCACTTACCCAAATGCAATTTACTTCCAAATGTTTGTAGGGGTATCTTACCAAAACCCTCATCACAATAATAGAGTAACCTGCCCCCGAAGAAAtccaagaaattttaaaaagcctttctcaGAACACTCTAAAAACATGAATGACAAAACATAGAGCTTATGATGACTACTTTGTCATGAATTAACACAACTAAAGTGTGAACTTAGTGTGTATGTAAAAGCAGTTGCAGCATTGAgtattctcattttaaaaactcaCATTGCAGAAAAAAGCCCAATAGAACCATACGTATTCAGTAAGAGCAGGACTACTTTGGAGGAAGAACTGAGAGGTACAGTCGAGAAAACCAAGAAGCCGTGCAAGACAGAAGCGAGATCCAAGTTGCC
The Falco rusticolus isolate bFalRus1 chromosome Z, bFalRus1.pri, whole genome shotgun sequence DNA segment above includes these coding regions:
- the ZNF131 gene encoding zinc finger protein 131 isoform X2 encodes the protein MEAEETMECIQEFPEHYKVILDRLNEQREQDQFTDITLIVDGHHFKAHKAVLAACSQFFYKFFQDFTQEPLVEIEGVSNMAFRHLIEFTYTAKLMVQGEEEANDVWKAAEYLQMLEAIKALETRNKENSSPLESNQEEGKNKPKKRKIAETSNVITETLPSAESEPVEIEVEIAEGTIEVEDDSIETLEEVASAEQSIKYIQTTDTSDESALALLADITSKYRQGERKCQIQEEGDSATDPSCKQEHMKTHSTESYKCDICNKRYLRESALKQHLTCYHLDEGGAGKKQRPGKKIHTCQYCNKQFDHFGHFKEHLRKHTGEKPFECPNCHERFARNSTLKCHLTACQSGAGAKKGRKKLYECQVCNSVFNSWDQFKDHLVIHTGDKPNHCTLCDLWFMQGSELRRHLKEMHNIAERIVTEEVLPVEAEPVTSMTIIEQVEQVHVLPVIQVQVDPAQVTVEQMHQDLIQDNQVKGTQMDELQEQVQISYLEVEHIETEQGAEVHVEQLQVEHVNQIQMEEVQAELIDGTDLEQVEYESVDQREAEEKEHNQVEDADKEDHEQAEDLKTQQLVDTQNYKVHD
- the ZNF131 gene encoding zinc finger protein 131 isoform X1, whose product is MEAEETMECIQEFPEHYKVILDRLNEQREQDQFTDITLIVDGHHFKAHKAVLAACSQFFYKFFQDFTQEPLVEIEGVSNMAFRHLIEFTYTAKLMVQGEEEANDVWKAAEYLQMLEAIKALETRNKENSSPLESNQEEGKNKPKKRKIAETSNVITETLPSAESEPVEIEVEIAEGTIEVEDDSIETLEEVASAEQSIKYIQTTDTSDESALALLADITSKYRQGERKCQIQEEGDSATDPSCKQVEGIEIVELQLSHVNNFFHCEKCNRSFKLFYHFKEHMKTHSTESYKCDICNKRYLRESALKQHLTCYHLDEGGAGKKQRPGKKIHTCQYCNKQFDHFGHFKEHLRKHTGEKPFECPNCHERFARNSTLKCHLTACQSGAGAKKGRKKLYECQVCNSVFNSWDQFKDHLVIHTGDKPNHCTLCDLWFMQGSELRRHLKEMHNIAERIVTEEVLPVEAEPVTSMTIIEQVEQVHVLPVIQVQVDPAQVTVEQMHQDLIQDNQVKGTQMDELQEQVQISYLEVEHIETEQGAEVHVEQLQVEHVNQIQMEEVQAELIDGTDLEQVEYESVDQREAEEKEHNQVEDADKEDHEQAEDLKTQQLVDTQNYKVHD